A portion of the Tiliqua scincoides isolate rTilSci1 chromosome 3, rTilSci1.hap2, whole genome shotgun sequence genome contains these proteins:
- the NDP gene encoding norrin, with protein sequence MMGNHVLAASISVLSLLAIMGDTDSKTDGTFMMDSDPGRCMRHHYVDSISHPLYKCSSKMVLLARCEGRCSQISRSEPMVSFSTVLKQPFRSTCHCCRPQTSKLKAMRLRCSGGMRLTATYRYILSCHCEECNS encoded by the exons ATGATGGGAAATCATGTACTAGCAGCTTCAATTTCTGTGTTGTCCCTTCTGGCAATCATGGGAGACACAGACAGTAAAACAGACGGCACTTTCATGATGGACTCAGATCCCGGCCGCTGCATGAGGCACCATTATGTGGATTCCATCAGCCACCCTTTGTACAAGTGTAGCTCGAAG ATGGTGCTTCTGGCTCGCTGTGAGGGACGCTGCAGTCAGATCTCACGCTCTGAGCCAATGGTATCCTTCAGTACAGTTCTGAAACAGCCTTTCCGTTCCACCTGCCACTGCTGCCGGCCACAGACTTCCAAGCTGAAGGCCATGCGATTGCGCTGCTCAGGTGGCATGAGACTCACAGCCACTTATCGTTACATCCTCTCCTGCCACTGTGAAGAGTGCAATTCCTAG